The following are from one region of the Silurus meridionalis isolate SWU-2019-XX chromosome 25, ASM1480568v1, whole genome shotgun sequence genome:
- the LOC124379043 gene encoding uncharacterized protein LOC124379043 translates to MFEPLMPKNLAEDMVLCGELTAKGSKRAFKHLAKEKKNRYPESGTAADCSNWWEQFKEGKKKNKNAMAVMAAHYTRVVKQLDRCQSKVLQLEEKTKSQEDEINQLRRKLLKAEDENVRLNHQMSNNSAKIVQLESKIDTQKKKITSLKQRLHEQEAETEQLKKEISNSSASCDGSKNSVSLPVPVTYNAIRQRSFYALLNELPDLQYKHSNYEFWAKIKSWVLKGEVDPQDILTIVQTKCPLKAWQSIKLNFGNQDLNEVIFSNPAMIGRQLEKLWRCVTEALGPGTELFELYYHQMRKRGETFEEYFEEKFRLYCSHGVDNMEPNRNDPHFICNVIEKAGKRYQALKMQNPKSSDELLIKAKLIDSMLMPAANDVMCSNCGRMYHTKANCRRPGGGAEVSLNECYTCGMYGHWARDHKNY, encoded by the coding sequence ATGTTTGAGCCACTTATGCCTAAAAACCTGGCAGAAGACATGGTACTGTGTGGCGAGTTAACAGCGAAAGGAAGCAAGCGTGCGTTCAAGCATTTGgctaaagagaaaaagaaccGATACCCTGAATCAGGAACCGCCGCCGACTGCAGCAACTGGTGGGAGCAGTTCAAagaaggtaaaaagaaaaacaaaaacgcgATGGCCGTCATGGCTGCTCACTATACCCGAGTAGTCAAGCAACTGGACAGATGCCAAAGCAAAGTGTTGCAGCTTGAGGAGAAAACTAAGTCTCAAGAAGACGAGATCAATCAGCTGAGACGGAAACTCCTGAAAGCGGAAGACGAAAACGTTCGGCTGAATCACCAGATGTCTAACAATTCCGCTAAAATAGTACAACTCGAGTCTAAAATCGACACTCAAAAGAAAAAGATCACCTCACTAAAACAGAGACTGCATGAACAGGAAGCAGAAACTGAACAGCTCAAAAAGGAGATTTCAAATTCTAGCGCTTCTTGTGACGGCTCCAAAAACTCTGTAAGCCTTCCAGTACCTGTGACATACAATGCCATCCGGCAGAGATCGTTCTATGCTCTTCTTAATGAACTCCCAGACTTGCAGTATAAACACTCGAACTATGAGTTCTGGGCCAAGATAAAGAGTTGGGTCCTCAAAGGAGAAGTGGATCCTCAGGACATCTTGACAATCGTCCAAACAAAGTGCCCTCTTAAAGCTTGGCAGTCGATAAAACTGAATTTCGGCAACCAAGACCTGAATGAGGTGATATTTTCCAACCCTGCAATGATAGGAAGACAGTTGGAAAAGCTCTGGAGGTGCGTGACAGAAGCTCTGGGGCCAGGCACTGAATTGTTCGAGCTGTACTACCACCAGATGCGAAAGAGAGGAGAAACATTTGAGGAGTATTTTGAGGAGAAGTTCAGGCTGTACTGCTCCCACGGGGTGGACAACATGGAGCCGAACAGGAATGACCCACATTTTATATGTAACGTCATAGAGAAGGCGGGAAAGCGCTATCAAGCCTTAAAGATGCAGAATCCCAAAAGCTCTGATGAACTGCTGATCAAAGCCAAGCTTATTGACAGTATGCTGATGCCAGCTGCAAATGATGTCATGTGCTCGAACTGTGGTAGAATGTACCACACTAAAGCCAATTGCCGAAGACCTGGAGGGGGCGCAGAGGTCAGTCTAAACGAATGCTATACATGTGGGATGTACGGTCACTGGGCCAGGGACCACAAAAATTATTAG